aggctcttcctattgcaagttttcgctttagaagagggatgtcgtcatcggataggtgtccaagatgtctttctagccaagaatcagttttacattgtattcggattgtccaaaagctcagcttgtctggcataggttggatatttcttgtcatcctttggatttgaagaactggttcttgtatcacAGCAGAGAGCATCCattcaagttcttttcgggactttggtggatatggcgagcaaggaataatgacatctttaatcccatgaaacttggcctccgaaaaaagtgatttgtctggcattaacttcagaaaaggagcttaggaatatttttgaattacaacgtatgtcccttccctctactctaaatagtttttggaatcccccatctattggtacttttaagattaattgtgatgctagttattttggttcgggtgatagtgttggttttgcttgtgttattagagattgtaatgggagctggcaaagggggtgtttgggaatgattaagagtaatagtattcttcaaggagaattatttgctatttggagaggatatctcttagcttgggatgtgggtcaacgagatgttgtttgtgagacggattgtgtggaagcatttaatcttgttactcaagatggttttgggtttattgatccactggtgctcaaaataagagatatcatgtaTTGGAACTGGcgggttgactttcgtttgattatgagagatgcaaacacggtggtagatactatggcaaagatggcgatgaagttacaactttcgcatgtggagcttctttcaccttgggaggagtttaagagtagtcttgaacgggactgtccctctatttaggcagttccttgtttttttttgttttgtttttctttgtttaatttatttcagtcacccaaaaaaaaataattattcaaatatttttaataattcatttATTTCTTATCTCATTGTCAATGCAAATGAGATATGTTTATGAATATAGCTAGTGTTTAaagacaaatttttttatttattttttatattacaaaattgaaaacaaaatgaaatataGCTAGTGTCTAAAGAATCAATCAGGAGTAGCATGAAGATCCAATAGTTCTCCTATGCCTTTTTTTCACCATGAAAGGCTTTAATATTACCTTTACAATTCACTCTGTTTACCCCAGAAAAAAGTTTGAATTTGAGAATAGCTACAATTTTGCTATATTTGATTTCATATTTATAATATCTATATTGTTTATCTAATCTTTGTTGTAAGGTTTCATGTTCTCTCTTTTGTATGCACACAAAATGGACATAGAATGTCATGCCATTATCACTTCTGCTGAAAACAACTCTAATTACGAGATATTCATACTCAATGAGTCAATGGTGATTATATTGTTCTTTGCAGTATCAATTGATTGTTTTCTGATAAATTAACATAATCACTCCTTTAATTTATTGTCTCTAAAACCTTCTAGTTTTAACATCAATTGTGATTTAGCTCTTTCCTCTACATAGAACAAAATATTAGAGGTGAAAAAGCGTTTTAATTTAAAAGATGTGTTACTTAAAATCTAGTGAAAAAATGGTGAAGCTTAAAACAGACATGAGCAGAGAAACTTCATGACAAATCTTGAGAACTCAGAACCAAAATGTGACTTCTCTAGTTCTCTTGAATCAATAACAATATAACTATAAAGCACATACCTTATACTCTTAAGAGGAATGATTCATCCCTCTAATTTGTGAGGTGAAGGGAAATGAGCTAAATTTCTCTCATTAGAATATATTATATATGCAAGAACATGAAAAATGCTGCATATACAATCTCAGCCAACATAGTTGCAAACATCAAACCATTGATAGCTTCTACCAAGATTGAAAGTACAAACTTAAAATGATGCTGCAGTATATTTTGGTTTTCTGCGGTATCTTTTAAGGGTTTGTCactggccaatgagttgctgcatgcacaaggcaggATTCGAACCCCCAACACTTGCTTAAGTGAACTAGTGAGCTAAGTCAACTAACTACTAGACCAACCGAATGAGCTTGTATCTTTTCATGTTTTGCAGCCTGAGACAGTTACACATTAGAAAATTTAAGTATCCATACTTTTATATATAACTGGATATGCTACTTGAATTCGAAACATCATAGTTAGAGTGTCAGGTATTTACTATTTTGACTTATATTTGTTATGTtcatatatatttaataaataaaagggTGGATTAAGCATGTTACTGCTCATTAACAATATAACATGATCAAATGTATAGATTTCTATTTATGTTACCAAACAACCTGGGATCGCCATGGTAAATGCAGCATTCAATGGTCACGGGTGATTTCAATCACAACTTGATTGTGGTTCATTACCATGGTCGAACAGAGGAGACAGAGAAATAagatgtgtatatatataaaataaagaaatgaaTAAAGCTATGGAAGTATTCTTGTGGAGGAGACTTTTGTGACGGTTAACATTACTTTATTCCTTTTCTCGAAATTTAAATTTCAAGTCTTTTCTTATAGAAGCAATATGAAACATTCTAGAACTAGATCCAGTAGTGAATTCTTGTTCAGTTCTTGCATCAGTCACTTTGCTCAGTAACTACCACTAAAGAAAAAGATGGGAAAACGGTTGAAATTCGATCACACCGTAGCCTTGGAGACTCTTTGCAAAGTTGATAGTAATGCACACCGAAATTCacatgaataatatttttttcaaacaCCATTTAACTGTTCTGCAACAGAATCATCATCCACTACTCAACTCTCCAGTATTTCCTTATCAACTAGCACATACACATCACTATATACAACACTACCCCTATGCCATGTTCTATTCTATTCCACTTCTTGCCATGCTTCTATTCCATTATGAGGGTTTTCTTTTTGTTGTGCTTACAAAGTTCATCACTCCAATGATCAAAACAAGCACAAATCTAGTGCCAAATCAAAGTGAAATCATGCTCCATGCAAATAAGAAATTAATTATAAGGCTTAAACTGAATGCAAAAGCAAGGTTCAAGTACATGGGTGATTGTGTCACCAGAATCCAATTGTTTTGGTTTTATTTCGGCACAACCTGTAAGATAGAACAAACTGTTTGAATCAAAGAGAGGATTAGGAGTAAGAATCCAGCAATGGATGCAGCAGCTTGCCATGGAGTCCTGCCATAATCGCGCCACAAGGTAGCTTTCAATTTATGCAAAGGATCTATGCAGAAAAGATCCAAGTCTCTGCAAAGTGTATAGTAATGCTCACTGAAATTCACATGAGTAATGTTCTTCCAAAGACCATTGAACAAACTGGCAACAGAATCAGCATCCCCTAACCAATTCACCAATATTCCCTTTTTAACCAGCACATCCACATCCCTACTAGTGTTTATAAGGAAGTCCAAGACAGCAATATAGTCGGTGAAGTAGGCCTCGTCCGGGTAGTGACACTGCTCCAATGCCATCATGTTGCGAAACAATGTCTCGGTCCAATCCTCCACTCTCAACATAGGGATCTCAAGAACCTTCTTCCCGGAGAATCTCAAGTCCATTGCGCAATTGCTCTTAGTGTTCACATCAAATTTAACTCCTGCATCAACCAACTCGGTAGCACTCTTAAGCTGTATCATAGATTCATTAGTCCTACCCTTGGTGAAAGGTAATGATTCCAAAGGCTTCAAGTAAAATACTCTAAGCAGATCAGTGAAGTGTTCTATCTTAACATTAGGAGGAGTCAAATTAGAGC
The DNA window shown above is from Arachis ipaensis cultivar K30076 chromosome B08, Araip1.1, whole genome shotgun sequence and carries:
- the LOC107614284 gene encoding UPF0481 protein At3g47200-like, which produces MDHNHVMNDIRRMLQGAEPPLTTECCIYKVPFDIRRLNHDAYTPKVVSIGPFHHGSTRLQNMERHKLIYCNEFLQRAGGTTLDLDSFVSRIEQAEPDIRRCYSDIIPLSPEKLVKVVLVDCTFIFELFWRHFYGDWSKDDTLLWKPWLTTNIRLDLLLLENQIPFSILEDLFNHSGVGKVHSFLDLTFDYFGYYNSSNLTPPNVKIEHFTDLLRVFYLKPLESLPFTKGRTNESMIQLKSATELVDAGVKFDVNTKSNCAMDLRFSGKKVLEIPMLRVEDWTETLFRNMMALEQCHYPDEAYFTDYIAVLDFLINTSRDVDVLVKKGILVNWLGDADSVASLFNGLWKNITHVNFSEHYYTLCRDLDLFCIDPLHKLKATLWRDYGRTPWQAAASIAGFLLLILSLIQTVCSILQVVPK